In Methanothermus fervidus DSM 2088, a single genomic region encodes these proteins:
- a CDS encoding small GTP-binding protein (COGs: COG1084 GTPase~InterPro IPR005225: IPR002917: IPR006073~KEGG: mth:MTH858 GTP1/OBG family GTP-binding protein~PFAM: GTP-binding protein HSR1-related~SPTR: O26946 GTP-binding protein, GTP1/OBG family~TIGRFAM: small GTP-binding protein~PFAM: Nucleolar GTP-binding protein 1 (NOG1)~TIGRFAM: small GTP-binding protein domain), which produces MIIPDIPTYKEILDKAFSRARKSGEKLRTLRIPRNVKYRRIEETKIQTACDVMISTLKRILDKTPIIDELPEFYQDYIDVTVGIDELKKSLGAINRAIKIISQLKREYTKRIKFSSPKEAYKLRREIYGRISSVIKEIKDDLDFLDFAKNRLKNMPTIDFDAVTVVIAGYPNVGKSTLLRKLTGANPEVAEYPFTTKGIQIGYRKIGWGKLQVVDTPGLLDRPVDKMNEIELQALVALENLADLMIFIFDPSETCGYPLEKQFALYKNLRKVFNVPIISVFNKIDLVENLKYLKKYINKVENPILVSATEGKGLKKLIAKLEELYERLERKIWKT; this is translated from the coding sequence GTGATAATACCGGACATACCTACCTACAAAGAAATTTTAGATAAAGCATTTAGTAGAGCTAGGAAATCTGGAGAAAAATTAAGGACGCTTAGAATACCAAGAAATGTGAAATATAGACGTATAGAAGAGACTAAAATTCAAACTGCATGTGATGTAATGATTTCTACCCTTAAACGTATTTTGGATAAGACACCAATAATTGATGAACTTCCAGAATTTTATCAAGATTATATTGATGTTACTGTAGGCATTGATGAATTAAAGAAATCTCTAGGTGCTATAAATCGAGCAATTAAAATAATATCACAATTAAAAAGAGAATACACAAAGCGTATAAAATTTTCAAGTCCTAAAGAAGCATATAAATTAAGAAGGGAAATATATGGGAGAATATCTTCCGTTATAAAAGAAATAAAAGATGATCTTGATTTTTTAGATTTTGCAAAAAATAGGTTAAAAAACATGCCTACTATAGATTTTGATGCAGTAACTGTTGTAATTGCAGGTTATCCAAATGTAGGTAAATCAACTTTGTTAAGAAAACTTACTGGAGCAAATCCTGAAGTTGCTGAATATCCTTTCACAACGAAAGGTATACAGATAGGGTATAGAAAAATTGGGTGGGGAAAACTACAGGTTGTGGATACTCCAGGATTGTTGGATAGACCTGTAGATAAAATGAATGAAATAGAATTACAAGCGTTAGTAGCTCTTGAAAACCTTGCAGATCTTATGATTTTCATTTTTGATCCCTCTGAAACTTGTGGATACCCATTAGAAAAACAATTTGCATTATATAAAAATTTAAGGAAAGTTTTTAATGTTCCTATAATTTCTGTTTTTAATAAAATAGATTTGGTAGAAAATCTTAAATATTTGAAAAAATATATTAACAAAGTAGAAAATCCAATTTTAGTATCTGCTACAGAAGGAAAAGGACTAAAAAAATTAATAGCTAAGTTGGAGGAATTGTATGAAAGATTGGAAAGAAAAATTTGGAAAACCTGA
- a CDS encoding AMMECR1 domain protein (COGs: COG2078 conserved hypothetical protein~InterPro IPR002733~KEGG: mth:MTH857 hypothetical protein~PFAM: AMMECR1 domain protein~SPTR: O26945 Protein MTH_857~PFAM: AMMECR1~TIGRFAM: uncharacterized protein, PH0010 family), whose protein sequence is MLSEEEGEFLIKLARKSIEEYVKNGKKIDPPKELPKSLTEKRGVFVTLKKNGELRGCIGYPEPIKPLAEATIDSAISSATSDPRFPPLKPAELKEISIEVSVLTKPKLVEVENPQEYLKKIKIGKDGIIVEKGFNKGLLLPQVPVEQNWDVEEFLCNACMKAGLPPDCWFDSETRIYKFQAQIFEEK, encoded by the coding sequence ATGTTATCTGAAGAAGAAGGTGAATTTTTAATAAAATTAGCAAGAAAAAGTATAGAAGAATATGTAAAGAATGGTAAAAAAATAGATCCTCCAAAAGAACTTCCTAAATCACTAACAGAGAAGAGAGGAGTATTTGTAACATTGAAAAAAAATGGTGAGTTGAGAGGTTGTATTGGATATCCAGAGCCAATAAAACCTTTGGCAGAGGCAACAATTGATTCTGCAATATCTTCTGCGACATCTGACCCAAGATTTCCACCACTTAAGCCTGCAGAATTAAAAGAGATATCTATTGAGGTAAGTGTTTTAACAAAACCAAAACTTGTGGAAGTAGAAAATCCACAAGAATATCTCAAAAAAATAAAAATAGGTAAGGATGGTATAATTGTTGAAAAAGGCTTTAACAAGGGTTTATTACTACCACAAGTTCCAGTAGAACAGAATTGGGATGTAGAAGAATTTTTATGCAATGCATGCATGAAAGCAGGATTGCCACCTGATTGTTGGTTTGATTCTGAAACTCGGATATATAAGTTTCAAGCACAGATATTTGAGGAGAAATAA